TAAGTTCGTCCATAGACAAGCCGGATATATACGATAAATAAGAAGGTATTAAAGGAAACACGCAGGGGCTTATGAAAGAAAACAATCCCGCTAAAAAAGCTACTAAAAATGATACGTTGGGCGTAAAAAAAGAATTCATATATATACTACCTCCAAATAGTATTGCAATTATTATTTATTATATTTTTTAAAGTAATAGCCTAAAAAACCCGGCGAAAGTTCGCCTGTAAAATGCGCTACTATGCTGCCCTGTTTATCTATTATAAAAGATTGCGGTATCTCGTTTATTCCGCCGTAAGCTTGTTCAATTCCGTAATTTGCCATAGCTAGAGGATATGTTATATGGCCGCCGTCAAAATGTTTAAAAAAATTGAGGACCGCTTCAGCTCCGCTATTATTAACCGAAAGCCCTATGACACGAAAGCCTTCGCTTTTATGAGCTTTATAAAATTTTTCAATCCGCGGCATTTCAGCGCGGCATGGCGGACACCATGTTGCAAAAAAATTAACCAAGATTATGTGCCCCCTGTATTTTTTAAGAGATAAAATTTTATTCGGATAGTTGATGCTTTTAACCATAAATTGAGGCGCAAAAGTTTCATTGCCGGATTTATTTATTTTAAGAGCTTTGCCTGCAAGATGAAACCAGTCCGGATTTTTTATTATTACTAAAGAACCGGCAAAAACAACCAGAATAATTGCCGAAATTATTATCCATAGTTTGTATTTATTAAATGATTTTACTTTATTAGATTTATTTTTCATAACTAGTACTCCCATTATTTATTATTTTAAGCATATATTAAATATTTAATTTTATTTTATTAGAAAAAATTATATATTTTTCCTAATAAAATAGAGTAGTCCGATGCTCTATCAGGTTTAATTTAAAATAAATAAAATTATAAATTGAAATAACGATAAGAAAATTTTGGAGGATGAACGATAGGAAATATAAATAGTGTTTGAAGAAAAATATAAAGCATTGCAAATATAAAAATTATAAGAAAATATTCGTTAATATTAAACAAAAATGCAGGAATATTTTGACATTCCAAACAATTAGCAAATCTGGCACGCTTTAAAGAAAGATTATGGGAATTTAATAGAATAGAAGGCGATTTTTTAATTGTTAAAATATTGCTAAAATTTTGTACAAGTAATTTTTTGCCGCTATATACTTT
The window above is part of the Candidatus Acidulodesulfobacterium acidiphilum genome. Proteins encoded here:
- a CDS encoding cytochrome c biogenesis protein CcdA, which gives rise to MNSFFTPNVSFLVAFLAGLFSFISPCVFPLIPSYLSYISGLSMDEL
- a CDS encoding TlpA family protein disulfide reductase; translation: MGVLVMKNKSNKVKSFNKYKLWIIISAIILVVFAGSLVIIKNPDWFHLAGKALKINKSGNETFAPQFMVKSINYPNKILSLKKYRGHIILVNFFATWCPPCRAEMPRIEKFYKAHKSEGFRVIGLSVNNSGAEAVLNFFKHFDGGHITYPLAMANYGIEQAYGGINEIPQSFIIDKQGSIVAHFTGELSPGFLGYYFKKYNK